A section of the Rhizophagus irregularis chromosome 16, complete sequence genome encodes:
- a CDS encoding uncharacterized protein (SECRETED:cutsite_VNA-AP; SECRETED:prob_0.9448); SECRETED:SignalP(1-20), whose product MSRIFIFAFVLFATLFAVNAAPLEKRETSFPPCPDLPPDAVGLDVKMTPDPFAPGQEETFDIKGTLKNDIITGDLLGIAFINLAEKHPVGGPLIVDICSLPGVTCPIKAGTTFSTTQKYIAPGAEELPKSYAIVIAIEHGNPPDSVALACSAAIFGASEPPAVPADLDFWGFL is encoded by the coding sequence ATGAgtcgaatttttatttttgcattcGTTTTATTTGCTACGCTTTTTGCGGTCAATGCAGCACCACTTGAAAAAAGAGAAACTTCATTTCCACCATGTCCCGATTTGCCACCAGATGCAGTGGGACTCGATGTAAAAATGACACCTGATCCCTTCGCTCCTGGACAAGAAGAAACGTTCGACATTAAAGGAACattgaaaaatgatattatcacTGGAGATTTGCTTGGTATTGCATTCATCAATCTTGCCGAGAAACATCCCGTAGGAGGTCCCCTCATTGTGGATATTTGTTCATTACCTGGAGTTACTTGTCCGATTAAAGCCGGAACTACATTTTCTACAACGCAGAAATACATTGCACCAGGCGCAGAAGAGTTGCCTAAATCATACGCTATTGTAATTGCAATTGAACATGGAAATCCACCTGATAGTGTAGCATTAGCCTGTTCAGCTGCTATTTTTGGTGCTAGTGAACCTCCTGCTGTACCTGCAGATTTGGACTTTTGGGGTTTTTTATAA
- a CDS encoding uncharacterized protein (SECRETED:cutsite_ASA-TP; SECRETED:prob_0.7843); SECRETED:SignalP(1-21), whose product MNKKIILILAIIVAFIAFASATPSTWKRDDASRVTKENSIDKRRPEEKGRTSGPHRLSKRQSCSSQGLVPCAVGCCHPYGCGASGVSCGDGTCCPSGTSCTATSCA is encoded by the coding sequence atgaataaaaaaattatcctaaTACTCGCTATAATTGTAGCCTTTATCGCATTCGCTTCTGCTACACCTTCTACTTGGAAAAGAGATGATGCTAGTAGAGTTACTAAAGAGAACTCCATAGATAAAAGACGGCCGGAAGAAAAAGGAAGGACAAGTGGTCCACACCGTTTGTCGAAAAGACAGTCGTGTTCGTCCCAAGGACTAGTTCCATGTGCAGTCGGATGCTGTCACCCCTATGGATGCGGTGCTAGTGGTGTATCTTGCGGTGATGGAACTTGTTGCCCTTCGGGAACTTCTTGCACCGCAACGTCTTGCGCGTAA